The genomic stretch GATTGCTTATTTCTTCGCACCCAgaacaatcattaattaatttttttttccagtgtCGCAAGGAGATTAAAACTATAAGTTTTGgatagaaaataattgagataaaaGGTAAAGCTAgtaatacttaaaataaaaatgtgctTTCGTcggacataattttttttatactatcgcaaagaaattttaaatatattatacgaatTACGAAATACGGAAATACgaattaagtatattttttaaataagaacttttcatatatttacatttattttacaaatttttatattttattttactttatatatatattttatatatatattattttatgtttatattatataacatttattcgAGCTCCTAATGTAAAACACGATGCAAATGCTTCTTACGAGCTCTTTCATTTTGAATGTTGGAGGGAAAAAGACCGTCCCGCCGCTCGATAAAACACCTTTCTCTCTGACCGAAGACTTCGGTATCGAACGTATCGAACATCTGATATCAGAATATCCTGATATCCACCTGTCGAGAAGCATAACTGTATCGTGTGCATTTCGACAGCGGCCGATGAAGATTTGCCCAACATCTACGTTTGTTCGCGCACAAGGTAAACGTTTTTCTTCAAGCCCCGACAACAGACGCCGTCCAAGGTAATCGCCCTCAATTAATTGCTCGCGACTCACGACAATCCGCACGTCGGCGTCGCATGACATTCGTCGCCGAACGTCGTCATCGTCCAAAAATACCGGCCGACAGCGGGATAGCTCTTTAGCGCAAAGATCAGCTGATTTCGACGGAGTAATACCATTTCTGTGCCGCCATGGACAAGACGAAACTGTTAAGCAATGATCTGGAGCTGCCACCGCTACGCAGCCTCAACGACTTCCTGCTGGAGTCAGCCCGGTTCCAGCTGCCGAATCTTAAGGACCTGGAGAAGTGGGGCAACCGTGTAGTCAATAATCTCCTTTACTACCAGACTAACTACTTGTTTACGTCTGTCATCATTTTCCTCATTGTTGGGTTAGtcttgaaatatatattttttaagttttattttatataataatacataatgaTTCTTGCAACTTTTTATACATAGCACCATATACTTTCCATGcattgctttttttctttactatattaatttttactataattttattaattttaattaattttattatataatattttattattattaatctaattaattttatactatattaattttttggttCTCTGCACATGTAGATTGCTCCATCCTGTGAAAATGCTAGTTGGAATGCTGGCAATGATGGCAATCTTGGGTACATTTGCCTATGTATCCATGGAGGGAAGCACAATACATCACTTCAAAAGGCAGTATCCTGTGGTTGGGGTactgtttataataattgctgGATGTTTCTTAACATATACCTTAGGATCTCTTCTAGTGTTCTTTTTGGGCATCCTATTACCTTTCTGTGGTGAGTGTGTACATTTAATATcatattacttattaattttattaacgttattacTTGACTGAcataagttaaattaattttactatatctatattttaagTGACATTTGTTCACGCGTCGCTGCGACTGAGGAATATCAAAAACAGGATTGCCAATAAAATTGAGGGCATTGGTTTTAAACGCACGCCCATGGGTGTGTTTCTAAAACATCTCGGTATGgaagaagaattattttcataaatttctatagctctttttatttttacgttcttAAAATAGATCGAGTGGAAATGCTTTTCAATCTTATTAATAACTTACTACATCGTACCAATCCATATAGTATGAAACTAACATCTATTTTTCCATATGCTTtagataaatttgaaaaaattacacaaacatatacatttattttcattattattattatgccTTCTCTAAAATGTAGACAATACCagccaaaaaaagaaaggaaaaaaaaaattgtaatgctttaaaaatttaaaagtaatctCAAAAACGAAATCAAGATATTATTATCGGTAAAGTATTTTCTTAACTAGTCGCTAATCGATACTTAATACGTACGTGTTATGTTTTAAATGCttatataatgttaatatttaatgagatctctatatatttattgacatattataaatgaaaGTAATcaacttattatttattaatattgatttatatttttggaTAGCATTTTctgcaataaatgattttttttatttactacatatgtataatacatatatataatgtataatactCAGAGTATTGTCTTCGAACATATAtgtgtttattattaaaaacatacaCTTTAAGAACATTTTGTAGTTTaggcaaaatatatattaacattaaacattactatgttaattaaaaaaaaatataaaacttgttTTATGAAGATTACAAGATGTACCGAAACAtatatacgaataaaaatacttgaatTATCTTTCTTATGTTTTTAAAGGAAAGTTAGCATGTGTTATCTTCAAAACAATTATCACATTATCACAAAACTGCTTGCACTAACAATACATACACGTATATGATTTTTCTTGATGTTAGTtgtatcattaattttattttgtgttgAATTTTGCTATAATTTAAGAGATTAtgttatttacattaaattttcagcttttattaattttaaacacacgttttatgcatttatttttatcaatttatttattcgctattatagatttatttatggattatattattataactaatattctcttattctttttttttattccactaTACAGAAGATGTGACTGGTATGACTTTGCGTGCACAGACATCACTCATACAACCGCCTCACTAATACCCTGCTTTGTGCGTCAAGTTCTAAGTTGACAATAATTAATGTCAATAaccattaataattaaatacaatcgCCGCagatgttttaattaattagatcaCAGTGTTGCTCACGATATTGtcaaatgaaataaataatgcagcaTTTTTAGAATTACTAAATTTGGTAGATATTTGTGACTTAAAACACAAAGAATTGTGCtaagcaatttttaattacagaatCATCGATTGTTCTGTTAAGCCAATGAATTACAGtaccaaatattttatgttgaGAATTACTTTTTTCTCTTGTGATTCTTAGGACTATTTTAACgaagatatatacatatatatttttttaacgccaTATATAGctcgaataatatatatactaaaTATGTATTACATGTAATATCAACACttagaaaattgaaatgaCTGAagctttataatatttatgaaacagatatatttttaaattaatttatatattttttctttgtatatattatagtaCACTGAAAGACAGACATGGtgtttgctgcggcgacggcagctagcgaacgcgattttagcgtcgtgtgtgtcgagtttcacatgtccGCACgtattatataccgcgccggccggattgccgaagactaATTTttcccccgttctctcatcccttgccTCTGACgcctagggttacgtacgctagccgttgtcgccgcagaaaatgtcatatctgctcttcggtgtacatATGCAAAACACCAACATACATATGTAGCAAATTGGTTTCACAAAACTttgttacatataatttatattataatttttaatgtttttaatgtaTAGATCCTTGTGTCATCCTacggtaaaattattattattaatatttttatacatgtatatgtaatgCACGTTTTGTTGTATGTATATGTGAATCAATATTTCGATCTATTATTATGATACAAATAAGACTATCAAAGTATGTGCTGTGTTAAACGCTgaagcaatattttaattactgatgaattattacattactttataaaaaaaaaaaaaaaccaggcattttatataaaaaaaaaatcatgcaggatgtataaaatattacatacaaTTTACTTAAATGATGTATTTAATGTAAGTACACACTTAATAGGAGAAATCTGGTCTACCATGTATGTATGTTACAGAATTATGGTGCTATACACtgaaaaataagtaaaaatacaaatgtCTAACATACACGAAATGTAACTGTAGTCGATGCATAATATTAGTATAGTCTATTGACATTaatatcttataaattatattgaacTATATCTATCTTAACTGTGTATCGGCAGTTTCAACTTGAACTGATTATCTCGACGAAAAGATCACTGCTATATCTTGTACTAGCGATGTATAACatgaaattgttttattttattttttatttaataatgacaAAATGACTTACttgttttgtattatattcataaaaattttgttgatttatatatctttaaaatattttatcatatcaCGTAATTAtaccgtaaaaaaattaaaatatagtaatttactttatgtgccattttttaatatttcaaagaaatGTACTGTGACAACTAGTACACATTTCGGACGGCACTTGTAAAATTTAcgaacataaatataaataaagctAAAAAGTAACATTATACGATACTTCGGCAGTTAATACATACAATGTTTgcaactattttattttctaaatcgCGATCTTCGTAATCGTAGCCTTAACtctattttaagataaaaagattatagTGAATGCATTTTGTTGTATGACATGAACACCGAATGGCAGTGTCTTTATCATTTGTCTcgtatgtaaaaagaaaaaaaaacacaagtttttaaaatatgcttaaataaatgtaagaaaCACAATTAGTTCACTAATTTAGGAACAAATTCAACTCtaaaatcttaaatatatcatttttataaacttttatgatgaaatagaaataacaACAGCAATTTTTCGGCTAAACACTATTTCATGTgtttaaattgaaaagttgTAATGGAAGCAATcatatgattaaaatattactataTTTTCGTTATGAATACTGTGTTTGTTGGAAATAAGATTGTGTCTAGCAAACGAGTATTTGCAGACAGTGCACCAACGTTTGTTTTTGGAAATGGTACCAAAAACGTATGCTCTGTTGGTGAAAAACCCATCTCTTCcattttaatcaaaaaatcCTGCcaaaatttcgtaattttattacgtttctttatataattgtgatattaaaagaaaagaaatagagtACATACCTCTATAGTGTCTGTTGCACACATTGATATCGTTTCTTTTGCACCTTTAGGCAATCGCAAGCACAGTCGTAGGAAAGGTTCGTcgcctgaattaaaaaattatattgtaaaataaaaattacgacgaAAATACTGTAAATTTTAGTAGATGTCACATTTACCTGTTTCAGATTTACTCGtacttgattttaatttttcatcctGTTGCTGCTTGATCACATTTTCACtcaactttctttttttattgagagCAATATTGCTGCTACTTGGAACACTCGAACTTGTAATAGTATCGGATGTTACATTCTCATTTTCTGTGCCTGTAATGTaagtgtttaataattaataagaatttaggtaaaacaattaattgtttttgaacaaataaattaatatatacaattttttaaagttatttaaagaTACTAACCGGAATCTATGACTGTCTCTGATAAAAGTCTAGATGTTTTGCTACTAGGTCCACATTcctgataaaaaaatgatacaaacATTAGCCacaaaaaactttttttttattataaaatttgaattatttatttaaaatttatttatttaaattgaattatttatttaaaatttcaactaacattttttatttgctcagCTAGAATATTTCGCTTTGGAGGTGTCACTGGAAAATCATTCCACTCCTTGGAATTTGATGAAACTTGCGAACTTTCAGGAGATGGATATGTGCTTAATACATCATTTAATTCAGATATTAGACTATCCACAGTAATGTTGTTATAAGTTTTCATACATTCTCCTGTTCTAGGATCTACAATCGCCAAATAAGGGTACACCATCACATTGTAAAAATCTATGAAACGTTTTCCATCCGAAGTATTAGATAAAACCTAATTaagagtaataaatataagtcAATGAATCAAAGcatgaattataaaaagtattatgatATTCTGTTACAACATACTTGCCACAAGATAAAGTGATCCTTCACAATTTCTTGGATATGCTCATTGGACCATACATCCCTATTGAGGACTTGACAGCTAAACTCCTGTGGATTCTGAACATTAACAAGCAGCCAACGATTTAAAGTCTTTGCATGGTCCCTAGCCTCCATGAAGGTACCTAAGAAAAGAATATTGCACGGCGGTCGGAAGAGATCTTCCAATCGTTTGGATTTTTTTTGGGACATATGCTTTGCACCAGTTACTCGGCGAGTCATCTCCTCCTCTTGTCTCTCTGCACAAAACATCGAGTAAGTATTAAACATGTTTCGATTACTATACACTGCACAATACGTACGAGTTTCCACTGCAAAATCCCTGAACCTGTCAAATACATTATTCGACAATTGTGGCAATGAACACATTGGATCTGAGGGCACCAATATGTCACGCATGGGTAGTATGGGAGCCCTCACAGACGGTTCGGAGTCGGGAGGATTCATGTTCTCAGTCTCCGGCGGTCTGGCACCTTCAAACATCAAGCTGATCGCCATCTCTACGTTTCCGTCGGCCAACGTCAGGTACTGCTGAGCCGTCGCCTCGCTCTCACCTAAATCAAGAGGCGTAAACGTTAAAACGTCGTCCGCAATCGCTTTTGACATATGTGTTTCGGCATCTCGTCGCGcgaatttaaagaaaagtgTTGTAATCAGGATCGCTGGGTGGCCGAGCGAGTCTCGTCGTTTAACCTGGCCGACAATTTTCGTGTTTTCTCAACGCGCGGACAACGTGATACTCACCCGTCACCTCGATGAACTTCTCGATCAGTTCGCGGTCCATCGAGTGGCTGCTTGGAATTCTGATCGAGTTTGTTACGCGAACACCCGATTTCGCAGAAGAAAAATACCTCCAAATCTCGCTTCGTCTTTCTCGCACCGTTGCTCTCACTTCGTTTCTCGTCACCCTTCCCCTCTCTGCTCACCGCGCACCGAATGACATCTCGAGCATCACGACGCTGCATCACCCAGCTACATTCGTTTTCCCGTTGAAATCCTCTATGTTGCCATGATTTTCTCAAGATATTCAAGATCGCTCAAGTTCGAAATTTTACCTATAATTACCATACGgcaagtattaattttattacatttctgaTAAAAAGAAGCATCGCGCGcttggtattaaaaaaatttaaaaaatgttatatttttattttaggcctgtaatatttaaaaagccTGCAGTTTTACTTATTTCTGATAtctcgtttaatattaaaaaaatttattttgtgaatattttgaaaattacagATAGTCATTATAATCATTGGAGTCTCGTACGATTTCATCGAGCTTTGACGTTTGGGTACAAGATGACGCGACTGCAGGAAGATTCAAATGGAAGGTTGTAAGTGCCGTTGAGAAAACAGCTGTGACTGCTGTGAGATGAAATGTTGAACTTTGCATTTACACGTCAAATGTGAGACACGATAGTTTTGCCGGAACTGAGACAGGGACGAGAACAGGAGGAGGAAAGGGTAGCGAGGATGAGCGTCACCGGCAAGTTACTTTACGACAAGCTGAACGAGCTGCGACCGGACTTGTCGTCAGGGATCACACCCGAAATCTTGAGCAAGGTTTGCGATGATTCGAGCGTGCAGCCTTTTCTGGAGTGGTTCTGTAAGAATGTGACCAGCGCCAACGTTCTCTCCAGCGAGGAGATTAAATTGTAgttattttacaaagtttcAGCTGACTggagtaaataaatatcactgctaacaattttttaatttcttatttttatagaaaaaatacATTGGAAAAAGGAGGAGAATGGTTAAAAGATGAGGAAGCATTGGATGCTGCATTGGAAGAGGCTACCAAGGATTGCCCTGACTTGTTGAAACTTGTTGAGCTGGACAATGCTGGTCAGGAGGATTTATTTGTGGACTATGAAGCACTGAAAGAAAGCTGCAAAATAGATGAGGAGTACATCCAGTCGTTGAAACGCagtataaaagttttaaagtaAGAGTTTTTAtagaataacattttttttctcttggagtatttgtacattaaataatttagagaAATAAATCTGTTGCAGAAATGTTGAAAACAAGTTGGATGATGATACTGAAGAAGCAGAAACTGTACTGAATAAAAACCAAATTGAAACGGAAAAGGCATATGATAATTGCAGTActgttttaaaagaatttgataaaaatacttGTCAATTTTCTAAAGATGTTGAAAATCTTTTGAATGTGTATGCTAATGCCTccaaaaatgtaattgttatAGATCTAAATttacaagaatttttttgatttgctaattgtcatttttttttttttttttttagcaaggGGATGCAGCATTATGGACACAGATGCCTATcgatttatttgtaaaacaaataaagatGTACAGGCATTATTTGGgtattcttataaaaaatcaatttgaaattattgatAACAAAGAAGAGCAAGAAGAGGATTCAGATTATGGATCTTTAATAAGTGATAGCAGGGAGAAACAAATGGATGACAGGATGCATGAATTATTAATGTGTAAGACAAAGTAAGCAAAtacacaaatatttttttgcaaagattttattaatataagcaatattttaacattttttaaataattattttatattttttatacagtttAACAA from Cardiocondyla obscurior isolate alpha-2009 linkage group LG12, Cobs3.1, whole genome shotgun sequence encodes the following:
- the Jwa gene encoding PRA1 family protein 3, coding for MDKTKLLSNDLELPPLRSLNDFLLESARFQLPNLKDLEKWGNRVVNNLLYYQTNYLFTSVIIFLIVGLLHPVKMLVGMLAMMAILGTFAYVSMEGSTIHHFKRQYPVVGVLFIIIAGCFLTYTLGSLLVFFLGILLPFCVTFVHASLRLRNIKNRIANKIEGIGFKRTPMGVFLKHLEDVTGMTLRAQTSLIQPPH
- the LOC139107257 gene encoding UBX domain-containing protein 7 encodes the protein MDRELIEKFIEVTGESEATAQQYLTLADGNVEMAISLMFEGARPPETENMNPPDSEPSVRAPILPMRDILVPSDPMCSLPQLSNNVFDRFRDFAVETQRQEEEMTRRVTGAKHMSQKKSKRLEDLFRPPCNILFLGTFMEARDHAKTLNRWLLVNVQNPQEFSCQVLNRDVWSNEHIQEIVKDHFILWQVLSNTSDGKRFIDFYNVMVYPYLAIVDPRTGECMKTYNNITVDSLISELNDVLSTYPSPESSQVSSNSKEWNDFPVTPPKRNILAEQIKNECGPSSKTSRLLSETVIDSGTENENVTSDTITSSSVPSSSNIALNKKRKLSENVIKQQQDEKLKSSTSKSETGDEPFLRLCLRLPKGAKETISMCATDTIEDFLIKMEEMGFSPTEHTFLVPFPKTNVGALSANTRLLDTILFPTNTVFITKI